From a single Poecilia reticulata strain Guanapo linkage group LG2, Guppy_female_1.0+MT, whole genome shotgun sequence genomic region:
- the LOC103457520 gene encoding uncharacterized protein C7orf57 homolog: MSAAVPNHRRTKPGGIKPGAANSGVTGPTSQIPGLCQTATESAAVERVSGRRVGIFETDSDYVKLAKQGGHKGLLSHDVDDDDAPKKAYNPPNWFGGDESKSGSKASSPDSQMKAGRRPLAAPFGTDNNSSWERETDSFSHGKEKMSPDDAAVPMEGLSMNNKYKRISYDKKAPPVSMSKLLSHGYMEEKKKSGNDDDTSSVTSEQTSTVMTEDVDDLD, from the exons ATGAGCGCTGCCGTACCCAACCATCGAAGGACCAAACCCGGAG gCATAAAGCCTGGAGCTGCGAACAGCGGCGTGACCGGACCCACCTCCCAGATTCCCGGCCTCTGCCAGACCGCCACCGAGAGCGCGGCGGTGGAGAGGGTCAGCGGGCGGCGAGTGGGGATATTTGAGACCGACTCGGACTACGTCAAGCTGGCGAAGCAGGGAGGACACAAAG GCCTATTGAGTCACGACGTTGATGACGATGACGCGCCGAAGAAAGCCTACAACCCGCCCAACTGGTTCGGAGGGGATGAGTCAAAGAG CGGGAGCAAAGCCTCGTCTCCTGACAGCCAGATGAAGGCGGGCAGGCGGCCTCTGGCTGCTCCCTTTGGCACTGATAACAATTCCTCCTGGGAAAGAGAGACTGATAGTTTTTCCCATGGTAAAGAGAAG ATGTCTCCAGATGATGCAGCTGTGCCTATGGAGGGTCTGTCCATGAACAACAAGTATAAGAGAAT ATCCTACGATAAGAAAGCTCCTCCGGTCAGCATGTCCAAGCTGCTCAGTCACGGCTAtatggaggagaagaagaagtctGGAAACGACGACGATACTTCaa GCGTGACGTCAGAACAGACCAGCACCGTCATGACGGAGGATGTGGACGATCTGGATTAG
- the LOC103457533 gene encoding four and a half LIM domains protein 2-like, producing MSERYDCTECSDSLYGQKYILREEYPYCIKCYEALFSSNCEKCKKLISCTSKDLSFKDRHWHSECFLCNDCSRSLVDKPFATKNDLLMCTDCYCLEYSSKCHACLKTIMPGTKKMEHKGNSWHEKCFICKFCQQTIGTKSFVKKDGNNYCLACYEKLFALQCVHCKKPITTGGVSYHDQPWHKECFVCAGCKMQLAGQRFTSRDDATYCLECFCNLFAKKCAHCTNPISGLGGSKYISFEDRQWHNDCFNCKKCSASMVGRGFLTFRNDILCPDCGKDL from the exons ATGTCTGAGCGCTACGACTGCACAGAGTGCAGCGACTCTTTGTACGGACAGAAGTACATCCTGAGGGAGGAATATCCGTACTGCATCAAGTGCTATGAGGCACTTTTCTCCAGCAACTGTGAAAAGTGCAAGAAGCTCATAAGCTGCACCAGCAAG gATCTGTCCTTCAAGGACCGTCACTGGCACAGCGAATGCTTCCTCTGCAACGACTGCAGCCGCTCTCTGGTCGACAAACCGTTTGCCACCAAAAACGACCTCCTGATGTGCACCGACTGCTACTGTCTGGAGTATTCCTCCAAGTGCCACGCCTGCCTGAAGACCATCATGCCAG GCACCAAGAAGATGGAGCATAAGGGGAACAGTTGGCATGAGAAGTGTTTCATCTGCAAATTCTGCCAGCAGACTATTGGCACCAAGAGCTTCGTCAAGAAGGACGGGAACAACTACTGTCTGGCCTGCTATGAGAAACTGTTTGCCCTGCAGTGTGTCCACTGCAAGAAG CCCATTACGACTGGAGGAGTGAGCTACCATGACCAGCCGTGGCATAAGGAATGCTTTGTTTGTGCTGGATGCAAAATGCAGCTGGCTGGGCAGAGATTCACCTCTCGAGACGACGCCACCTACTGCCTCGAGTGTTTCTGCAACCTGTTTGCAAAGAAATGCGCCCACTGCACCAACCCAATCAGTG GTCTCGGGGGCAGCAAGTACATCTCATTTGAGGATCGGCAGTGGCACAACGACTGCTTCAACTGCAAGAAATGCAGCGCGTCCATGGTTGGTCGAGGTTTCCTGACGTTCAGAAACGACATCCTCTGTCCTGACTGTGGTAAAGACCTCTGA
- the LOC103457527 gene encoding PI-PLC X domain-containing protein 1-like, producing the protein MGDNQRENVGEGNSDWMSRLPEELLDVPLWNLAIPGSHDSMSFCLDMSSPVLKSEPWLLRLTDRLFPCLIRPCIYRWSTTQQSVLWYQCELGIRYLDLRIARKPAGGSSLFFAHGIYTLMSVKEALEELASWLDAHPKEVIIISCSHFESLTDEDHVQLVDFILSLFSKKLCLSQDTPTLRSCWSGGQQVILSYDDLQMECQHRQLWPKIPYWYADSPDPKEVIAYLEEKKRHGRPGHFYVSGLNLTEDARYILLHPLQNLRRMTVEALSLLLRWTAEQRPGPGVGGVNIVCCDFVGFSRFCSIVIGLNFKLLKAAARTSSGSQLPPG; encoded by the exons ATGGGGGACAACCAGCGGGAGAATGTCGGAGAAGGAAACTCGGACTGGATGTCCCGTCTGCCGGAGGAGCTCCTGGACGTCCCGCTTTGGAACCTGGCTATTCCTG GGAGTCACGACAGCATGTCCTTCTGCCTGGACATGTCCTCCCCGGTGCTCAAGTCGGAGCCCTGGCTTCTCCGGCTGACGGACCGACTCTTCCCCTGCTTGATCCGACCCTGTATTTACCGCTGGTCCACCACACAG CAATCTGTCCTCTGGTATCAGTGTGAGCTCGGTATTCGCTACTTGGACCTGCGGATCGCCAGgaagccagcagggggcagcagttTGTTCTTCGCCCACGGGATCTACACGCTGATGAGCGTCAAG gaggctctggaggagctggcaTCGTGGCTGGACGCTCATCCCAAAGAGGTCATCATCATCTCCTGCTCTCACTTTGAATCTCTGACTGATGAAGATCACGTCCAGCTGGTGGACTTCATCCTCTCGCTCTTCAGCAAGAAGCTCTGTTTGTCACAG GATACTCCCACGTTGCGTTCCTGTTGGTCTGGAGGTCAGCAGGTCATTCTCTCCTATGATGACCTGCAGATGGAGTGTCAGCACCGCCAGCTGTGGCCAAAAATACCTTACTG GTACGCTGACAGCCCAGATCCAAAGGAAGTGATCGCTTATCTGGAGGAAAAGAAACGCCATGGAAGACCAG GTCATTTTTACGTCAGCGGTCTGAACCTGACTGAAGACGCTCGCTACATCCTCCTTCACCCCCTCCAGAACCTGAGGAGGATGACGGTGGAGGCGCTCTCGCTGCTGCTCCGTTGGACCGCAGAGCAGCGCCCCGGCCCGGGAGTGGGCGGAGTCAACATCGTGTGCTGTGACTTCGTAGGTTTCAGTAGGTTCTGTTCGATCGTGATCGGCCTGAACTTCAAATTGCTGAAAGCTGCAGCCAGGACTTCTTCTGGTTCCCAGTTACCTCCGGGATGA